A genomic segment from Ovis aries strain OAR_USU_Benz2616 breed Rambouillet chromosome 26, ARS-UI_Ramb_v3.0, whole genome shotgun sequence encodes:
- the LOC114112118 gene encoding beta-defensin 2: MRLHHLLLVLFFVVLSAGSGFTHGVTDSLSCRWKKGICVLTRCPGTMRQIGTCFGPPVKCCRLK, translated from the exons ATGAGGCTCCATCACCTGCTCCTCGTGCTCTTCTTCGTGGTCCTGTCTGCTGGGTCAG GATTTACTCATGGAGTAACAGATAGTCTAAGCTGCCGTTGGAAGAAAGGCATCTGTGTGCTGACCAGGTGCCCTGGAACCATGAGACAGATTGGCACCTGTTTCGGGCCCCCAGTAAAATGCTGCAGACTGAAGTAA